A genomic segment from Oncorhynchus clarkii lewisi isolate Uvic-CL-2024 chromosome 12, UVic_Ocla_1.0, whole genome shotgun sequence encodes:
- the LOC139421822 gene encoding uncharacterized protein: protein MPPLPPPASPCFPLPPPASPCLPMPSHASPASPMPPPASPCFPLPPQAYPCLPHASPCLPCLPHASPCLLLLPPASPCLPMLPPASPCLPLPPLLPPASPCLPLPPHASPCIVSYDCFTQLPSVTIPF from the exons atgcctcccctgcctccccctgcctccccctgcttccccctgcctccccctgcctccccctgcctccccatgCCTTCCCATGCCTCCCCCGCCTCCCCCatgcctccccctgcctccccctgcttccccctgcctccccaggcctacccctgcctcccccatgcctccccatgcctcccctgcctcccccatgCCTCCCCATGCCTCCTCCTgcttccccctgcctccccctgcctccccatgcttccccctgcctccccatgcctccccctgcctcctctgcttccccctgcctccccatgcctccccctgcctccccatgCCTCCCCCTGCATAGTTAGCTATGACT GTTTTACGCAGCTGCCAAGCGTGACGATCCCCTTCTGA